A genomic region of Fodinisporobacter ferrooxydans contains the following coding sequences:
- a CDS encoding FUSC family protein, with the protein MNDISFLKRLHYFLDRTSEVWKLALSSSAAWELAKLTGTKHPYFAPIAAILCLQVTIEKSVTSAFNRVIGTIAGVLLTATIAGYLGVHAWSIGLIVFIGTAITKKAKLPDQAIFQVGISAMMVLIFQTQSHTYAFDRIMETVIGALTAITINTLFFPPDFTEEAIQSFTSFTDHIVESFKKLSAWLETGCPQGEQRVMHKEIQSMLEDLHKTLEHFEQARESLQYNLFAKRNREVLKRISSNFSKLRQAYTHLTSMLQALTKWSESGQLAKEDQTVWANNLSLLSSYMEEWKSKSIASARNAAKPSLLPVFKTSSIPVQLPEKFHNDQYPITLYNLTIQLTHDLKDAL; encoded by the coding sequence ATGAATGATATCTCGTTTTTAAAGCGTTTGCACTATTTTTTGGACAGAACAAGTGAGGTTTGGAAATTGGCATTGTCTTCATCGGCTGCCTGGGAATTAGCAAAACTCACCGGTACGAAACATCCGTATTTTGCACCCATCGCAGCCATTCTCTGTTTACAGGTAACAATCGAAAAATCGGTCACCAGCGCCTTCAATCGAGTGATTGGCACAATCGCCGGCGTTTTATTGACAGCGACAATCGCCGGTTATTTGGGCGTACATGCTTGGAGCATCGGCCTCATTGTTTTCATCGGTACAGCCATCACAAAAAAAGCAAAGCTTCCGGATCAGGCAATTTTTCAAGTAGGAATCAGTGCCATGATGGTGCTGATTTTTCAAACACAATCCCATACATATGCTTTTGACCGGATTATGGAAACAGTGATCGGCGCATTAACAGCCATCACGATCAATACGTTGTTTTTTCCCCCAGATTTTACAGAAGAAGCGATTCAATCCTTCACGTCATTTACTGATCACATTGTTGAATCGTTTAAGAAACTTTCAGCATGGCTGGAAACTGGTTGTCCGCAAGGAGAACAACGAGTCATGCACAAAGAAATACAATCCATGCTTGAAGATTTGCATAAAACACTGGAACATTTTGAACAAGCCAGAGAAAGTTTGCAATACAATCTGTTTGCAAAAAGAAATCGGGAAGTTCTGAAGCGAATCTCCTCAAATTTCTCAAAATTACGTCAGGCATATACACATTTGACCAGTATGCTGCAAGCATTGACCAAATGGTCGGAAAGTGGCCAGTTGGCAAAGGAAGATCAAACGGTCTGGGCAAACAATCTTTCATTACTCTCCTCGTACATGGAAGAGTGGAAGTCAAAATCAATCGCGTCCGCCCGAAATGCGGCCAAACCATCCCTTCTACCCGTTTTCAAAACATCATCCATTCCGGTACAGCTCCCTGAAAAATTCCATAACGATCAATACCCGATTACATTGTACAATCTTACAATACAACTGACACATGATTTAAAGGATGCTTTATAA
- a CDS encoding pseudouridine synthase codes for MRLDKLLAHMGIGSRKDIKKLCKEDRVLVNGSAVRDSGMIVHPYMDQIVVDGDRVKYREYIYLMMNKPQGVISATEDRKFKTVIDLLHPEHQNFQPFPVGRLDIDTEGFLLLTNDGQLAHHLLSPRKHVPKTYYAKIQGQVTQTDVDSFAQGVVLEDGYHTLPGQLEIQKSDAESEILLTIYEGKFHQVKRMFAAVGKRVTFLKRIRFASLPLDESLQLGEYRELTEQELASLTTENDENIV; via the coding sequence ATGCGTTTGGACAAGCTTTTGGCGCATATGGGTATCGGTTCGCGAAAAGACATAAAAAAACTCTGTAAAGAAGACCGCGTGTTGGTCAACGGCTCGGCAGTCCGCGACTCCGGCATGATCGTTCACCCATACATGGATCAAATCGTTGTGGATGGGGACCGGGTCAAATATCGGGAATACATCTATCTCATGATGAACAAGCCACAAGGCGTCATATCTGCAACGGAAGACAGAAAATTTAAAACCGTCATCGACTTGTTGCATCCGGAACATCAAAACTTTCAACCATTTCCGGTCGGACGACTGGATATCGATACAGAAGGGTTTTTACTCCTTACAAACGATGGCCAATTGGCGCATCATCTGTTATCGCCGCGAAAACATGTACCCAAAACCTACTATGCCAAAATCCAAGGGCAAGTGACACAAACAGATGTGGACTCCTTTGCACAGGGAGTTGTATTGGAAGATGGGTACCATACATTGCCTGGGCAATTGGAAATTCAAAAAAGCGATGCGGAATCGGAAATTTTGCTCACCATCTATGAAGGGAAATTTCATCAAGTGAAACGAATGTTCGCAGCAGTCGGCAAACGTGTCACATTTCTCAAACGGATTCGATTTGCCAGCTTGCCATTGGATGAATCGTTGCAGCTTGGAGAATACCGGGAGTTGACAGAGCAAGAACTCGCATCATTAACAACTGAAAATGATGAAAACATCGTATGA
- a CDS encoding spore germination protein — MNVFHFWYQRLFQKKRQKQATEFSLGKRPSNDSTQNPQVNKSGQKPTTPIPKSLQQVKDDLSKVLSLPENKDIHLREYTVPDGKKCLLIFIEGLVDSELVNETVLAPLLLGSRMDIPFLAREDIADLQQAITKLLEGAVILFRDGIDQAIVLHAESVPTRSVEAPKTENVVRGPQEGFVEDVVVNKNLIRRVFPSPNLMVEEIYIGKLAPAKNYYLYLRGIANPKLVDEVRTRLLAITTDGALDAGEIEQFIEDRPKSLVPTVLATERPDRAASFLRDGHVVILANRSPNALVLPCTFWSMFHVSEDSFQRAFYGSFIRIIRLISIFITLFAPGVFIAATNYHPGMIPTDLLLAIAGSRERLPFPSIFEVFLMEFSFELIREAGIRIPSALGSTISIVGALILGQAAVQANIISPVIVIVVAITGLASFAIPNSSLGYMIRITRFFLIAFASFFGLIGLTAGFCMILIYVAGIKSAGVPFFSPYVPHAEHNGDLILRNLVFKDKVRPASVRPLRALRVWWSREWDEQ; from the coding sequence ATGAACGTGTTTCACTTCTGGTATCAACGGTTATTTCAAAAAAAACGACAAAAACAGGCGACTGAATTCTCATTAGGAAAACGTCCGAGTAATGATTCTACACAGAATCCGCAAGTGAACAAGTCCGGCCAAAAACCGACGACACCGATTCCGAAATCGTTGCAACAGGTAAAGGACGATTTGAGCAAAGTGTTAAGTTTGCCTGAAAATAAAGATATCCATCTGCGAGAGTATACAGTACCGGACGGAAAGAAATGTTTGCTGATTTTTATTGAGGGGCTTGTGGATTCCGAGTTGGTCAACGAAACAGTGCTTGCGCCGTTACTGCTGGGAAGTCGCATGGATATCCCTTTTTTGGCCCGGGAAGACATTGCGGATTTGCAACAGGCCATCACAAAGCTGCTGGAAGGAGCGGTTATCCTTTTTCGCGATGGCATCGATCAGGCGATTGTATTGCATGCGGAAAGCGTGCCGACGCGGTCAGTCGAAGCGCCGAAGACGGAGAACGTTGTGCGTGGTCCGCAAGAAGGATTTGTGGAAGATGTTGTCGTGAATAAAAACCTGATTCGACGAGTATTTCCTTCCCCCAATCTTATGGTGGAAGAAATATATATAGGAAAGCTGGCACCGGCAAAAAATTATTATTTGTATTTGCGGGGAATTGCCAATCCCAAGTTGGTTGATGAAGTTCGCACACGGCTCCTTGCTATTACAACGGACGGAGCGCTGGATGCTGGTGAGATTGAACAGTTTATTGAAGATCGGCCCAAATCCTTGGTACCCACTGTGCTGGCGACAGAGCGTCCGGATCGGGCAGCATCGTTTTTGCGTGACGGTCATGTTGTGATATTGGCCAATCGCAGCCCGAATGCCTTGGTTTTGCCTTGTACTTTTTGGTCAATGTTTCATGTATCGGAGGATTCGTTTCAGCGGGCATTTTACGGGAGCTTTATCCGGATCATCCGCTTGATTTCGATTTTCATCACGTTGTTTGCACCAGGGGTATTTATCGCTGCGACCAATTATCACCCGGGAATGATACCGACAGATTTGCTACTGGCCATCGCAGGCTCCAGAGAGCGGCTGCCATTTCCGTCCATATTTGAAGTGTTTTTAATGGAGTTTTCCTTTGAGCTGATTCGGGAAGCCGGGATTCGGATCCCCAGCGCCCTGGGTTCGACGATCAGCATCGTCGGCGCATTGATCTTGGGACAGGCGGCCGTACAAGCCAACATCATCAGTCCGGTGATCGTCATCGTCGTAGCGATCACAGGTTTGGCATCGTTTGCGATTCCGAATTCCAGTCTTGGCTATATGATTCGCATTACCCGCTTTTTTTTAATTGCGTTTGCGTCTTTCTTTGGGCTAATTGGATTGACGGCAGGATTTTGCATGATCCTCATCTATGTGGCCGGAATCAAATCGGCGGGTGTTCCGTTTTTTTCCCCCTATGTTCCACATGCCGAACATAATGGTGATCTGATTTTGCGGAATTTGGTGTTTAAAGATAAAGTTCGCCCTGCTTCCGTGCGTCCATTGCGCGCGCTCCGCGTTTGGTGGTCAAGAGAGTGGGATGAGCAATAA
- a CDS encoding RsmB/NOP family class I SAM-dependent RNA methyltransferase gives MKLPDTFLVKMKYLLGDAYPQFLQSYEQPRTAGVRANSLKIQPETLKEKLPYLQENVPWARDGFYYDEKNHRPAKHPCYYAGLYYVQEPSAMLPAEMLHAEKGQRVLDLCAAPGGKSVQIASQIGREGLLVVNDIHPQRARVLLKNMERYGVTQAVVCNDTPEKLAKVFGGFFDKILIDAPCSGEGMFRKDPVMANNWSEQEVRKYAGWQADILKAVPALLRPQGEIVYSTCTFSREENEEQIEQFLKQHSNFELVVKKRLWPHMVKGEGHFAAKLVNQELKSKANPRKDCPEHGSTHFSKTSRAAIEEFSMQVWGHVDKWRSFLPKDGQIVERSGHIVFEHRDLPTLRGLKVLRSGWLLGVIEKSRFRPSQAYALGLPKEAAAVAVQAYRLSTDNETALYEGIRYLRGETIQVEGVQWKKGWHLVCMDGYPLGWAKGAGSILKNEYPPGWRWEDRNEFEDR, from the coding sequence ATGAAATTGCCTGATACGTTTTTAGTTAAAATGAAATATCTGCTCGGGGATGCGTACCCGCAGTTTTTACAGAGTTACGAACAGCCGCGGACGGCTGGTGTTCGTGCCAATTCATTAAAAATTCAACCGGAAACATTAAAAGAAAAGCTCCCCTATTTGCAGGAAAATGTTCCGTGGGCAAGAGATGGATTTTATTATGATGAAAAGAACCATCGCCCTGCCAAACATCCTTGCTATTATGCAGGATTATATTATGTACAAGAACCAAGCGCCATGTTGCCGGCAGAAATGCTGCACGCGGAAAAGGGTCAGAGAGTACTTGATTTGTGTGCGGCGCCTGGCGGAAAATCTGTTCAAATCGCTTCACAAATCGGCCGGGAAGGTTTGTTGGTGGTAAATGATATCCATCCGCAGCGGGCGCGGGTGCTGCTGAAAAACATGGAACGGTACGGTGTGACACAAGCTGTCGTTTGCAATGACACACCGGAGAAACTTGCAAAAGTATTTGGCGGGTTCTTTGACAAGATTTTGATCGATGCACCCTGTTCAGGTGAAGGCATGTTTCGCAAAGATCCTGTGATGGCCAACAATTGGAGTGAACAGGAAGTGCGAAAGTATGCCGGGTGGCAAGCGGACATTTTAAAAGCAGTGCCGGCGTTATTGCGTCCCCAAGGTGAAATCGTATATTCCACATGCACGTTTTCCCGGGAAGAAAATGAAGAACAAATCGAACAATTTTTAAAGCAGCATTCGAACTTTGAACTGGTGGTAAAAAAGCGCCTATGGCCGCACATGGTAAAAGGAGAAGGGCATTTTGCCGCCAAGCTGGTGAATCAAGAACTTAAAAGCAAAGCAAATCCCCGGAAAGATTGCCCGGAACATGGGAGTACACACTTTTCCAAAACCTCCAGGGCGGCAATCGAGGAATTTTCCATGCAAGTATGGGGACATGTGGACAAATGGCGTTCCTTTCTTCCAAAGGATGGCCAAATCGTGGAACGCTCCGGACACATCGTATTTGAACACCGGGATTTACCGACACTGCGCGGTCTCAAAGTATTGCGATCCGGCTGGCTCCTCGGAGTGATCGAGAAAAGCCGATTTCGCCCGAGTCAAGCATATGCGTTAGGTTTGCCAAAGGAAGCAGCGGCAGTTGCCGTCCAGGCATACCGTTTATCGACAGACAATGAAACGGCGCTGTATGAAGGGATTCGGTATTTACGGGGCGAGACCATTCAAGTGGAAGGCGTGCAATGGAAAAAAGGGTGGCATTTGGTTTGCATGGATGGCTATCCTTTGGGATGGGCCAAAGGTGCCGGATCGATTTTAAAAAACGAATATCCGCCCGGTTGGCGTTGGGAAGACAGAAATGAGTTTGAGGATCGGTGA
- a CDS encoding methyl-accepting chemotaxis protein has translation MLLFSIRNKLAVSFALILLVPSILIGFFSYQAAKERVQNDLMQSALQNVTLINDAVTQYIKPEMKDVDYLSERLQSAFDANQDDQEILQRLKEFGTIHKEVLNTYIGTSSGKMLLEPEQKLPAGYDPRTRGWYQQAMQNKGRVIITNPYVDAISGNQVITIAKALQNGMGVTAIDFNLKDFATLVKDVKIGQKGFIFIFDTDKKALVSPVFKPGTLVHADWLDQMYKGTSGEVDYNFQGVLKKMEYTTNALTGWKLAGSIEIKEVANAASTIWNRMILVLAISVLIGAVLVYFIIRSINRPIAKLLGSVEKVGNGDLTHYVEVKTQDEIGALAKGFNGMVDSLRTLITELHTTAETLAASSEELSAGAEQTTKSTEHITISIQAVSEESGQQTRNVEQSVQSVQEIALGIQQISANTQNVNQHSSQTSEIASQGQQSIQETVKQIEAIDQIVNKIADSIRLLGKSSEEIGNITSVITNIASQTNLLALNAAIEAARAGENGRGFAVVADEVRKLAEQSANSASNISALIQTIQQETKELIASAEYGQAQMKVGIQSVHSAGDAFTTIYQAISEVAVQVEEVSAAIQQLTAGAEEVVTLNKYTKQGQENSIVQIQAVSAATEEQLATMEEITSSATSLSELAEHLQTMIGKFKIK, from the coding sequence TTGCTTTTATTTAGTATCCGTAATAAGTTAGCTGTTTCCTTTGCACTGATTTTACTTGTGCCAAGTATTCTCATTGGCTTTTTTTCTTATCAGGCGGCCAAGGAACGAGTACAAAACGATTTGATGCAAAGCGCTCTGCAAAATGTAACGTTAATCAATGATGCTGTCACCCAATACATAAAGCCGGAAATGAAGGATGTTGATTATCTATCCGAACGCTTGCAGTCTGCATTCGATGCAAACCAGGATGATCAGGAAATTTTACAACGTCTGAAAGAGTTTGGAACGATACATAAAGAAGTTTTGAATACGTATATCGGCACATCGAGTGGTAAAATGCTTCTTGAACCAGAGCAAAAACTTCCGGCAGGGTACGATCCGCGCACCAGAGGCTGGTATCAACAGGCCATGCAAAATAAAGGCCGAGTGATCATTACGAATCCATATGTGGATGCGATCAGTGGCAATCAGGTCATTACGATTGCCAAAGCGTTGCAAAACGGAATGGGAGTCACCGCCATTGACTTCAATTTGAAAGATTTTGCCACACTTGTAAAAGACGTAAAAATCGGGCAAAAAGGGTTTATCTTTATTTTTGATACGGATAAAAAAGCACTCGTGAGTCCCGTATTTAAACCGGGTACACTCGTGCATGCGGATTGGCTTGACCAAATGTACAAAGGAACATCAGGTGAAGTGGATTACAATTTTCAAGGCGTATTGAAGAAAATGGAATATACGACAAATGCTTTGACCGGATGGAAGCTCGCCGGATCCATTGAAATCAAAGAAGTTGCCAATGCTGCATCGACGATTTGGAATCGCATGATTTTGGTATTGGCGATATCCGTATTGATTGGCGCAGTTCTGGTATATTTTATCATTCGTTCCATCAATCGTCCCATTGCAAAACTTCTCGGATCTGTAGAAAAAGTGGGAAATGGGGATTTGACACATTACGTGGAAGTAAAAACACAAGATGAAATTGGAGCATTGGCAAAAGGTTTTAATGGAATGGTGGATTCCTTGCGTACATTGATTACAGAACTTCATACGACAGCAGAAACTCTGGCGGCTTCCTCTGAAGAACTTTCGGCCGGCGCCGAGCAAACGACGAAATCCACCGAACACATCACGATCTCGATCCAAGCGGTTTCGGAAGAATCGGGACAACAGACAAGAAATGTAGAACAAAGTGTCCAATCCGTACAAGAGATTGCATTAGGGATTCAACAAATTTCGGCAAATACACAAAATGTAAACCAACATTCCAGCCAAACATCCGAAATCGCTTCACAAGGGCAGCAATCGATTCAAGAAACCGTTAAACAAATCGAAGCGATCGATCAAATTGTCAACAAGATTGCGGATTCCATCCGACTTCTGGGGAAAAGCTCAGAAGAAATCGGGAACATTACAAGTGTCATAACGAATATTGCCTCGCAAACCAATCTATTGGCGTTAAATGCTGCGATTGAGGCTGCAAGAGCCGGGGAGAACGGACGCGGTTTTGCAGTTGTAGCGGATGAAGTGCGAAAACTTGCGGAACAATCCGCAAATTCAGCCAGTAATATTTCTGCTCTCATACAAACGATACAACAAGAAACGAAAGAATTGATTGCATCTGCCGAATACGGGCAAGCCCAAATGAAAGTTGGAATTCAATCTGTCCATTCTGCTGGTGATGCATTTACAACGATTTATCAGGCAATTTCAGAAGTTGCAGTACAGGTGGAAGAGGTCTCCGCAGCCATTCAGCAATTAACAGCGGGTGCGGAGGAAGTGGTGACCTTAAATAAATATACGAAACAAGGACAAGAAAACAGCATCGTACAAATTCAGGCAGTTTCCGCAGCAACAGAGGAGCAATTAGCGACAATGGAAGAAATTACATCGTCTGCAACTTCTCTCTCCGAGCTTGCGGAACATTTGCAGACCATGATCGGAAAATTCAAGATCAAATAA